One window from the genome of Pseudonocardia hierapolitana encodes:
- a CDS encoding SDR family oxidoreductase — MPEPAVLITGGTSGIGRATAELLHDRGYLVIVTGQDPARVAATRRELPDGVVVLRADARTLADTDRVAEEVGARFGGLTALFLNAGITRPTPLTSLDEAAYDDAFSTNTKGQLFTLVKLLPLLTDGASVVFTVGIGATRGIPGGSVTAGSRGALLAMIPSLALELAPRRIRVNAVSPGAIDTPIWSKSGAPPEMIAEITTEMAASIPFGRFGTAREVAEVVAFLASDKAGYVTGQDIVVGGGSGLRA; from the coding sequence ATGCCCGAGCCCGCCGTCCTGATCACGGGTGGGACCAGCGGAATCGGCCGGGCGACGGCGGAGCTGCTCCACGACCGTGGATACCTGGTGATCGTCACCGGCCAGGACCCCGCCAGGGTCGCCGCCACCCGACGGGAGCTCCCCGATGGCGTCGTCGTCCTCCGGGCCGACGCACGGACCCTGGCAGACACCGACCGCGTGGCCGAGGAGGTCGGGGCGCGCTTCGGTGGGCTCACCGCCCTGTTCCTCAACGCCGGCATCACCCGACCGACCCCGCTGACCTCCCTGGACGAGGCGGCCTACGACGACGCCTTCAGCACCAACACCAAGGGCCAGCTCTTCACCCTGGTGAAGCTGCTTCCACTGCTGACCGACGGCGCCTCGGTCGTCTTCACCGTCGGGATCGGCGCCACCCGCGGTATCCCGGGGGGCAGCGTCACGGCCGGCAGCCGGGGCGCCCTCCTCGCGATGATTCCCTCCCTCGCCCTCGAGCTGGCCCCGCGGCGGATCCGCGTCAACGCCGTGAGCCCGGGGGCCATCGACACGCCGATCTGGTCCAAGTCGGGTGCGCCTCCCGAGATGATCGCCGAGATCACGACGGAGATGGCGGCGTCCATTCCGTTCGGCCGGTTCGGCACGGCCCGCGAGGTCGCCGAAGTCGTCGCCTTCCTCGCCTCCGACAAGGCCGGCTACGTCACCGGCCAGGACATCGTCGTCGGCGGCGGCAGCGGGCTTCGCGCCTGA
- a CDS encoding poly-gamma-glutamate biosynthesis protein PgsC/CapC, translated as MFAAILAPQAATLALAIGLLFALICYLTTNLSPGGMITPGWLALTLVEDALKVAVIAGVTVVTYLGVRVLQRLVILYGKRLFAAVMMLSVLLSTALFLLVQRDYPLLFAHETLGFVIPGLVAYQLVRQPPAATVLATSAVSLASYGVLASGLVLGAVSVQ; from the coding sequence ATGTTCGCCGCCATCCTCGCGCCGCAGGCGGCGACCCTCGCCCTCGCGATCGGGCTGCTGTTCGCGCTGATCTGCTACCTCACCACCAACCTCTCGCCCGGCGGCATGATCACGCCCGGCTGGCTGGCCCTCACGCTCGTGGAGGACGCGCTGAAGGTCGCGGTGATCGCTGGTGTCACGGTGGTCACCTACCTCGGGGTGCGCGTCCTGCAACGACTGGTGATCCTCTACGGCAAGCGTCTGTTCGCGGCCGTCATGATGCTGTCGGTGCTGCTCTCGACCGCCCTGTTCCTGCTGGTCCAGCGGGACTACCCCCTGCTCTTCGCGCACGAGACCCTCGGTTTCGTGATCCCGGGCCTCGTCGCCTACCAGCTGGTGCGGCAGCCGCCGGCGGCCACCGTGCTCGCGACGTCGGCGGTGAGCCTGGCCAGCTACGGGGTGCTCGCGAGCGGGCTGGTGCTCGGGGCGGTGTCCGTCCAGTGA
- a CDS encoding C40 family peptidase: MNGRSRLLLRRALMGVLAVGVGVGGIVLGAEREEARVASIAVSPSAPAPVSTELGFVRRDGPARTTVVDAAGTVLATFTDGARTVTLDGPERTFAEPQFPGRAVTTRVWVRLLPQEWRPEDENAPWVRDWLETNLGSTEPDVLAFAQDYLDGAPEERDAQEVRFKGDAAFGPPPPPGSPPIENNDFYDYLGVDWSFADGARREPDPVRYGTVDCSGFVRLVYGFRAGYPLIPTNDRGPGLPRRARAMSENGPGVTLLPDTGGIPTDLGVLQAGDLLFFDLDKTADGRTDHVAIYLGRDESGGHRFVSSRVRADGPTLGDLGGTSLLDDGGYYARSFRSAKRL, encoded by the coding sequence GTGAACGGCCGGAGCAGGCTCCTCCTCCGCCGCGCTCTCATGGGTGTGCTGGCCGTCGGGGTGGGCGTCGGCGGGATCGTCCTCGGAGCGGAGCGGGAGGAGGCACGCGTGGCCTCGATCGCGGTGTCGCCGTCGGCTCCCGCGCCCGTGTCGACCGAGCTGGGTTTCGTGCGCCGCGACGGGCCCGCTCGTACGACCGTGGTCGACGCGGCGGGCACGGTGCTCGCCACCTTCACCGACGGCGCACGCACGGTCACCCTCGACGGGCCGGAGCGCACCTTCGCCGAACCCCAGTTCCCCGGCCGCGCGGTGACCACGCGGGTGTGGGTGCGGCTACTGCCCCAGGAGTGGCGCCCTGAGGACGAGAACGCGCCCTGGGTGCGCGACTGGCTGGAGACGAACCTCGGCAGCACCGAGCCCGACGTGCTGGCGTTCGCGCAGGACTACCTGGACGGGGCGCCGGAGGAACGGGACGCCCAGGAGGTGCGGTTCAAGGGCGACGCGGCCTTCGGCCCGCCTCCGCCGCCGGGCAGCCCACCCATCGAGAACAACGACTTCTACGACTACCTGGGCGTCGACTGGAGTTTCGCGGACGGCGCGCGACGCGAGCCCGACCCGGTGCGCTACGGCACCGTCGACTGCTCCGGCTTCGTCCGGCTCGTCTACGGCTTCCGGGCCGGCTACCCGCTGATCCCCACCAACGACCGCGGGCCGGGCCTGCCGAGGCGTGCGCGGGCCATGTCGGAGAACGGGCCGGGGGTCACCCTGTTGCCCGACACCGGCGGGATCCCGACGGACCTCGGTGTGCTCCAGGCCGGGGACCTGCTGTTCTTCGACCTGGACAAGACGGCCGACGGCCGGACCGACCACGTGGCGATCTACCTGGGACGGGACGAGTCCGGCGGGCACCGGTTCGTGTCCAGCCGGGTGCGCGCCGACGGGCCGACCCTCGGTGACCTCGGCGGGACGTCCCTGCTCGACGACGGGGGGTACTACGCGCGGTCGTTCCGGTCGGCGAAGCGGCTGTGA
- a CDS encoding SRPBCC family protein, protein MAEFEAERGMPATADRVFAVVSDLDRLQEWLPAPVAVRPTGDGEVHADVPERGVDAEGTVRVRPEQLRVEWAHAPEYAGWLQVQHAEGTRSTVLLHLSFLGDQPETHGGTPAHEVRNWLDDALARLEQVVATSA, encoded by the coding sequence ATGGCGGAGTTCGAGGCGGAACGCGGCATGCCGGCCACCGCCGATCGGGTGTTCGCGGTGGTGTCGGATCTGGACCGGCTGCAGGAGTGGCTGCCCGCACCGGTGGCGGTTCGCCCCACCGGCGACGGGGAGGTGCACGCCGACGTCCCGGAGCGCGGGGTCGACGCCGAGGGCACGGTGCGGGTGCGTCCGGAGCAGCTGCGCGTGGAATGGGCCCACGCGCCCGAGTACGCGGGCTGGCTGCAGGTGCAGCACGCCGAGGGCACCCGCTCGACCGTGCTCCTGCACCTGTCGTTCCTCGGCGACCAGCCCGAAACCCACGGCGGCACTCCCGCCCACGAGGTGCGGAACTGGCTGGACGACGCACTGGCCCGCCTGGAACAGGTGGTCGCGACCAGCGCCTGA
- a CDS encoding MFS transporter, which yields MVEVGRSKPDRNTRERMPREIWVLVGTSFLIAIGYGIVAPTLPVFVRSFDVGITAASLVISVFALVRLLFAPMSGRIVGRIGEVPTFTIGLSVVALSTGACAFAASYWQLLVLRGLGGIGSTMFTVSALSLLIRLAPVHMRGRASGMWATGFLLGNVIGPLVGGGLGTVSLRAPFLVYSAVLVIVVCVALVLLRGREGTDAEQAGTTEPPARFRTALAHPTYRAALAASFANGWVVFGVRVALVPLFVVEALGQPEAWGGIALAVFAVGNAATLVLAGRLADRRGRRPPVLAGLIVSAAATSVLGFLTDPALFLAASLLAGMGSGLVNPPTNAAVADVIGSRARGGTVLAGFQMVADLGAIIGPVVAGALAEVAGFGAAFALSGATALVALGFWLRAPETLPSASSPKAAEESLAECSESACASASSGSGSATWFRRRRPRARR from the coding sequence GTGGTCGAGGTCGGACGGTCGAAGCCCGACCGCAACACGAGAGAGCGGATGCCCCGCGAGATCTGGGTCCTCGTCGGCACCTCGTTCCTCATCGCTATCGGCTACGGGATCGTCGCGCCGACGCTGCCGGTGTTCGTCCGATCCTTCGACGTCGGCATCACGGCGGCCTCCCTCGTCATCAGCGTGTTCGCGCTCGTCAGGCTGCTGTTCGCGCCGATGAGCGGACGCATCGTCGGGCGCATCGGCGAGGTGCCGACGTTCACGATCGGGCTCTCGGTCGTGGCCCTGAGCACCGGAGCGTGCGCGTTCGCGGCGAGCTACTGGCAGCTGCTCGTGCTGCGCGGGCTGGGCGGGATCGGCTCGACGATGTTCACCGTGTCGGCGCTGTCGCTGCTCATCCGGCTCGCGCCGGTGCACATGCGGGGGCGCGCCTCCGGGATGTGGGCAACCGGCTTCCTGCTCGGCAACGTCATCGGCCCGCTCGTCGGCGGCGGTCTGGGGACCGTGAGCCTGCGCGCGCCGTTCCTCGTGTACTCGGCGGTGCTCGTGATCGTCGTGTGCGTCGCACTGGTCCTGCTGCGCGGGCGTGAGGGGACGGACGCCGAGCAGGCGGGCACCACGGAACCACCTGCCCGGTTCCGCACCGCACTCGCCCATCCGACCTACCGCGCGGCGCTCGCCGCGAGCTTCGCCAACGGGTGGGTCGTGTTCGGCGTGCGCGTCGCTCTCGTGCCGCTGTTCGTGGTCGAGGCGCTGGGGCAGCCGGAGGCATGGGGCGGCATCGCCCTCGCGGTGTTCGCCGTCGGCAACGCGGCGACGCTCGTGCTCGCCGGTCGGTTGGCCGACCGGCGTGGCCGCCGCCCACCCGTGCTCGCCGGGCTCATCGTCTCGGCTGCCGCCACCAGCGTGCTCGGGTTCCTCACCGACCCGGCCCTGTTCCTGGCGGCCAGCCTGCTCGCGGGGATGGGCAGCGGGCTGGTGAACCCGCCCACGAACGCCGCCGTCGCCGACGTGATCGGATCCCGGGCCCGGGGCGGCACCGTCCTCGCCGGGTTCCAGATGGTCGCCGACCTGGGTGCCATCATCGGTCCCGTGGTGGCCGGCGCGCTCGCCGAGGTCGCCGGGTTCGGCGCCGCGTTCGCGTTGTCCGGAGCGACCGCGCTCGTCGCGCTCGGGTTCTGGCTCCGCGCACCCGAGACCCTGCCGTCGGCGTCGAGCCCGAAGGCGGCGGAGGAGTCGCTGGCGGAATGCTCGGAGTCGGCCTGCGCGTCCGCGTCGTCGGGGTCGGGATCAGCTACGTGGTTTCGACGCCGCCGTCCTCGCGCACGTCGCTGA
- a CDS encoding HAMP domain-containing protein → MEMIAGPSTMPLPMRVISAPPFTPFPQPGFLAGVSGGPLVALFAMQAGAAALSAIAVAGDGRWPDLRIPGALVLVAAVGHVLLWGGLVVPVRRFADATARMAAQDRVDMVPRGRVAELDRVALGLYRFHPSGVSRRSSRPRRLVVPLAAAPCLVALLVLGWVVPTAIATVGGAALPIEEVARAAGVRADERAAELDAALRGGLTALQRAADPPTGGVVADPGTTVSGILAAEPLFRSVSIVDRAGRPIVTAGPALDEPVAVPPAEPRVVQANTSGSEPLVRASAPMDGTTALVAEFDPRALNDVIRAAGGDTRVVDPQRATVLDTGGYTAFEPLDDPALGALAARVSTDAPRAEQPVDGRGAAARLVSAPGAPTDLGWVLIEEQDVTVAALADDGSRRATLVVIALITSLAVGALAWTTVTVVLPARRLARHVERLATGDEVPPLAPQRLDELGTAVAATNHFAVTHTGPAGEIRP, encoded by the coding sequence ATGGAGATGATCGCCGGCCCGTCCACGATGCCGCTCCCCATGCGGGTGATCTCCGCCCCGCCGTTCACGCCCTTCCCGCAGCCCGGCTTCCTGGCCGGGGTGAGCGGTGGGCCGCTCGTCGCGCTGTTCGCGATGCAGGCGGGCGCGGCCGCGCTCAGCGCCATCGCGGTCGCCGGTGACGGCAGGTGGCCGGACCTGCGGATCCCCGGCGCGCTCGTGCTCGTCGCTGCGGTCGGGCACGTCCTGCTGTGGGGCGGTCTCGTGGTACCGGTCCGGCGGTTCGCGGACGCGACGGCGCGCATGGCCGCCCAGGATCGGGTCGACATGGTGCCCCGTGGGCGGGTCGCCGAGCTGGACCGCGTCGCGCTGGGGCTGTACCGGTTCCACCCCAGCGGCGTCAGCCGGCGCAGCTCCCGGCCCCGTCGCCTGGTGGTCCCGCTCGCCGCTGCGCCGTGCCTCGTCGCCCTGCTCGTACTCGGCTGGGTGGTGCCGACCGCGATCGCGACCGTCGGCGGGGCCGCGCTGCCCATCGAGGAGGTCGCCCGTGCCGCGGGCGTGCGGGCCGATGAACGGGCCGCGGAACTGGACGCCGCACTGCGCGGCGGGCTCACCGCACTCCAACGGGCGGCCGACCCGCCGACCGGCGGGGTCGTCGCCGACCCCGGCACCACCGTCAGTGGGATCCTCGCGGCGGAACCGCTGTTCCGGTCGGTGTCGATCGTCGACCGGGCAGGCCGGCCGATCGTGACCGCGGGTCCCGCGCTCGACGAGCCGGTCGCCGTTCCGCCCGCCGAGCCACGGGTCGTGCAGGCCAACACCTCCGGGAGCGAACCGCTCGTCCGGGCATCCGCCCCGATGGACGGCACGACCGCGCTCGTGGCCGAGTTCGACCCCCGCGCGCTGAACGACGTGATCCGCGCGGCCGGCGGCGACACCCGGGTGGTCGACCCGCAGCGCGCCACCGTGCTCGACACCGGCGGCTACACCGCGTTCGAGCCGCTGGACGACCCGGCGCTCGGGGCGCTCGCCGCGAGAGTGTCCACGGACGCCCCCCGTGCCGAGCAGCCGGTCGACGGGCGGGGTGCCGCGGCCCGGCTCGTGAGCGCCCCGGGCGCGCCCACCGATCTCGGATGGGTGCTCATCGAGGAGCAGGACGTGACGGTCGCCGCGCTGGCCGACGACGGCAGCAGGCGCGCCACCCTCGTCGTGATCGCGCTGATCACGAGCCTGGCGGTCGGGGCACTCGCGTGGACCACGGTCACGGTCGTGCTGCCCGCCCGCAGGCTGGCCCGGCACGTCGAGCGGCTGGCCACCGGTGACGAGGTGCCCCCGCTCGCTCCGCAGCGCCTCGACGAGCTCGGCACCGCCGTCGCGGCGACCAACCATTTCGCCGTGACGCACACCGGTCCTGCCGGGGAGATCCGCCCGTGA
- the pgsB gene encoding poly-gamma-glutamate synthase PgsB: MTYLFGVYVAGCLFLLVAGLVEQRGHHRRLASIPERVVVNGIRGKSSITRLCAGALRGGGLRTVAKTTGTAARFILPDGTEEPVHRKFGIANIVEQIGIIRRAAACGPDALVIECMAVLPDLQEINEKKLVRSTICVICNVREDHLDEMGPTLDDVARSLSRSMPVGGICVTAERDRLHILQEEARKRDCELVVVDPESVRDDEMERFRWITFKENVAVALAVAQLCGVGRGEAMAGMVAARPDPGTVTVDTYATGRGRLAFANVFAANDPESTLMNIHLLEDRGLLYDPLTVVINCRPDRIERNGQMGELTGRIQPDRIVLIGEQTHSARARVPRELADRVLDLGGDLDVDAFLDSVAFGPGGHACVVAVGNIHGQGEVLLSHIAALPRAVAAEAA, translated from the coding sequence GTGACGTACCTGTTCGGTGTGTACGTGGCCGGCTGCCTGTTCCTCCTGGTCGCCGGGCTGGTCGAGCAGCGCGGCCACCACCGGCGCCTGGCCTCGATCCCGGAGCGGGTCGTCGTGAACGGCATCCGCGGCAAGAGCTCCATCACCCGGCTGTGTGCCGGGGCGCTGCGCGGCGGCGGCCTGCGGACGGTCGCGAAGACGACCGGCACGGCGGCCCGCTTCATCCTCCCGGACGGCACCGAGGAGCCGGTGCACCGCAAGTTCGGGATCGCGAACATCGTCGAGCAGATCGGGATCATCCGCCGCGCGGCGGCCTGCGGGCCGGACGCGCTGGTGATCGAGTGCATGGCCGTGCTGCCGGACCTGCAGGAGATCAACGAGAAGAAGCTGGTGCGCTCCACGATCTGCGTGATCTGCAACGTCCGCGAGGACCACCTCGACGAGATGGGGCCCACCCTCGACGACGTCGCCCGCTCGCTCTCGCGGTCGATGCCCGTCGGCGGGATCTGCGTCACCGCCGAGCGCGACCGGCTGCACATCCTGCAGGAGGAGGCCCGGAAGCGGGACTGCGAGCTCGTCGTCGTGGACCCCGAGTCCGTCCGGGACGACGAGATGGAGCGCTTCCGGTGGATCACGTTCAAGGAGAACGTGGCCGTCGCGCTGGCCGTCGCGCAGCTGTGCGGTGTCGGCCGGGGGGAGGCGATGGCCGGGATGGTCGCGGCGCGTCCGGACCCCGGCACGGTCACCGTCGACACCTACGCCACCGGCCGCGGCCGGCTCGCGTTCGCGAACGTCTTCGCCGCGAACGACCCCGAGTCCACGCTGATGAACATCCATCTCCTCGAGGACCGCGGCCTGCTGTACGACCCGCTCACGGTCGTGATCAACTGCCGTCCGGACCGCATCGAGCGCAACGGGCAGATGGGCGAGCTGACCGGCCGGATCCAGCCGGACCGGATCGTGCTGATCGGGGAACAGACCCACAGCGCCCGGGCCAGAGTGCCGCGCGAGCTCGCCGACCGGGTCCTCGACCTCGGCGGTGACCTCGACGTCGACGCCTTCCTGGACAGCGTCGCGTTCGGGCCCGGGGGACACGCGTGCGTGGTCGCGGTCGGCAACATCCACGGGCAGGGTGAGGTGCTGCTCTCCCACATCGCCGCGCTGCCTCGGGCCGTGGCTGCCGAGGCGGCCTGA
- a CDS encoding helix-turn-helix transcriptional regulator, whose amino-acid sequence MARSGLGEFLRSRRERITPTDVGLPAGRRRRTPGLRREEVAQLAFISTEYYARLEQARGPSPSREVLAGLARALRLSDAERVHLHHLAGTPPGPPPGPPRDVRPSILDLVQRLPLAAAGVMSAIYEVLAWNDLAAALMEDFSAVPPRDRNLARRAFLGPHSDGRRLFGVSDAGEFAHSVAVGLRAAVARYPDSPEVTGLVDELLAGSDEFAGLWSSGDIDVPRPLRKTFQHPMVGPVTVNCDVLDVPDRDQHVVIYTADPGSSSEEALRLLSVVGTQRMDVSS is encoded by the coding sequence GTGGCCAGGTCCGGGCTCGGCGAGTTCCTGCGCAGCAGGCGTGAGCGCATCACGCCTACCGACGTCGGTCTGCCCGCGGGGCGCCGTCGTCGGACGCCCGGCCTGCGCCGGGAGGAGGTGGCGCAGCTCGCGTTCATCTCCACGGAGTACTACGCCCGCCTGGAACAGGCGCGTGGTCCGAGCCCGTCGCGCGAGGTGCTGGCGGGCCTGGCACGGGCCTTGCGGCTGTCGGACGCCGAACGCGTCCACCTGCACCACCTGGCCGGAACGCCGCCGGGTCCGCCGCCGGGACCGCCGCGGGACGTTCGGCCCAGCATCCTGGACCTGGTGCAGCGGTTGCCACTGGCCGCGGCCGGCGTCATGTCGGCGATCTACGAGGTGCTCGCGTGGAACGACCTGGCGGCGGCCCTCATGGAGGACTTCTCGGCGGTGCCGCCCCGTGACCGGAACCTGGCCCGCCGCGCCTTCCTCGGACCCCACTCCGACGGGCGACGGCTGTTCGGCGTGTCCGACGCCGGGGAGTTCGCGCATTCGGTGGCCGTCGGCCTGCGCGCCGCCGTGGCCAGGTATCCCGACTCGCCCGAGGTGACCGGGCTGGTGGACGAACTGCTCGCCGGGAGCGACGAGTTCGCCGGACTGTGGTCGTCCGGGGACATCGACGTCCCCAGGCCTCTGCGCAAGACCTTCCAGCACCCGATGGTCGGTCCGGTCACGGTCAACTGCGACGTGCTCGACGTCCCCGACCGCGACCAGCACGTCGTCATCTACACGGCCGACCCCGGCTCGTCGTCCGAGGAGGCGCTGCGCCTGCTGTCGGTCGTCGGGACCCAACGCATGGATGTCAGCAGCTGA
- a CDS encoding SDR family NAD(P)-dependent oxidoreductase, whose amino-acid sequence MTSTQNPSTGLLSGKVAFVTGAGRGIGAAAARLFAREGATVLLAARTEAQLEAVTEQIRANGGTADHVVCDLAEPAEVRAAVDRAVELFGRLDVAFNNGGTATPPVPVDRVPQADFDHLYEVNLRGTWLAMAAEVDAIRATAGSGAIVNNSSVGSLRGNPVLPAYGAMKRAVNSLTESAAVTYGPEGIRVNAIAPGNTLTDMIRTWEQYTPDLQERLVAATPLRRGADPDEIAQAAAWLLSDRASFVTGAVLPVDGGARA is encoded by the coding sequence ATGACCTCGACACAGAACCCGTCCACCGGCCTGCTCTCCGGCAAGGTCGCCTTCGTCACCGGCGCGGGCCGCGGTATCGGCGCCGCCGCGGCCCGCCTGTTCGCCCGGGAGGGCGCCACGGTCCTCCTGGCGGCCCGCACAGAGGCGCAGCTCGAGGCCGTCACCGAACAGATCCGGGCGAACGGCGGCACTGCCGACCACGTCGTGTGCGACCTGGCCGAACCGGCTGAGGTACGGGCTGCCGTCGACCGCGCCGTCGAGCTGTTCGGCCGGCTCGACGTCGCCTTCAACAACGGTGGGACGGCCACCCCGCCCGTCCCGGTCGACAGGGTTCCGCAGGCCGACTTCGACCACCTCTACGAGGTGAACCTCCGCGGGACGTGGCTGGCGATGGCCGCCGAGGTCGACGCCATCCGAGCGACTGCCGGTTCCGGTGCCATCGTGAACAACTCCAGTGTCGGCAGCCTGCGCGGCAACCCCGTGCTGCCCGCCTACGGCGCCATGAAGCGGGCCGTCAACAGCCTCACCGAGTCGGCGGCCGTCACCTACGGCCCCGAGGGGATCCGCGTCAACGCCATCGCGCCCGGGAACACGCTCACCGACATGATCCGCACCTGGGAGCAGTACACGCCCGACCTGCAGGAACGGCTCGTCGCGGCGACGCCCCTCCGCCGAGGAGCAGACCCCGACGAGATCGCCCAGGCCGCGGCATGGCTGCTCAGCGATCGCGCGTCGTTCGTCACCGGCGCCGTCCTGCCGGTCGACGGGGGCGCGCGGGCCTGA
- a CDS encoding winged helix DNA-binding domain-containing protein gives MPTRLGVRALGRATLARQFLLDRADIPVLDAVAHLCGLQAQEPQEPFAGLWSRLRAFDPAELSELLVDRRVVRTHLMRRTVHLVTAQDALAWRSRHDAMLRQRVLGVYRRELGGIDLDELAAAGRAVMADGEPRSMAEIGRVLTTRWPDAGPRPLGEAVVAALVPMVQLPPRGLWRVTAGVRNVRMASWLGGEIDRPAADGADPVGAALVRRYLAAFGPAASADLRAWCGLAGLPRAVAAVRDDLVAFRDERGRELLDLPDAPRPDPDTPAPVRFLPAFDNAILGYHDRSRIIDDAHRGLSVAGERAVLVDGRVAATWTVVADGGADTVVVTPLSRFSRAERTAVAEEGRALAAFLSDGAHHRVRVAASHE, from the coding sequence GTGCCCACCCGACTCGGCGTGCGGGCGCTGGGCCGCGCGACGCTCGCCCGGCAGTTCCTCCTCGACCGCGCGGACATCCCGGTCCTCGACGCCGTCGCGCACCTGTGCGGCCTGCAGGCCCAGGAACCGCAGGAGCCCTTCGCCGGCCTCTGGTCGCGGCTACGCGCATTCGACCCGGCGGAGCTGTCGGAGCTGCTCGTCGATCGGCGGGTGGTGCGGACCCACCTCATGCGGCGCACGGTCCACCTGGTGACGGCGCAGGACGCGCTGGCCTGGCGCTCCCGGCACGACGCGATGCTGCGCCAGCGGGTGCTCGGGGTGTACCGCCGCGAGCTCGGCGGGATCGATCTCGACGAGCTCGCGGCGGCGGGCAGGGCGGTGATGGCCGACGGCGAGCCCCGCTCGATGGCCGAGATCGGGCGCGTGCTCACCACGCGCTGGCCGGACGCGGGACCGCGACCGCTGGGCGAGGCGGTGGTCGCCGCGCTCGTCCCCATGGTGCAGCTCCCGCCCCGCGGGCTGTGGCGCGTGACCGCAGGCGTGCGGAACGTCCGGATGGCGTCCTGGCTCGGCGGGGAGATCGACCGACCGGCCGCGGACGGCGCGGACCCGGTGGGGGCCGCACTCGTGCGGCGCTACCTCGCCGCGTTCGGCCCGGCGGCCTCGGCCGACCTGCGCGCTTGGTGCGGCCTGGCCGGGCTGCCCCGGGCGGTGGCCGCGGTCCGCGACGATCTGGTCGCGTTCCGGGACGAGCGCGGACGCGAGCTGCTCGACCTCCCGGACGCGCCGCGACCCGACCCGGACACCCCGGCCCCGGTGCGGTTCCTCCCCGCGTTCGACAACGCGATCCTCGGCTACCACGACCGCAGCCGCATCATCGACGACGCCCACCGCGGCCTGTCCGTGGCGGGCGAGCGTGCCGTCCTCGTCGACGGCCGGGTCGCGGCGACCTGGACCGTCGTGGCCGACGGCGGGGCCGACACCGTGGTCGTCACACCCCTGAGCCGGTTCTCCCGCGCCGAACGCACCGCCGTCGCCGAGGAGGGGCGTGCCCTCGCGGCGTTCCTCTCCGACGGCGCGCACCACCGCGTACGGGTGGCGGCGTCGCACGAGTAG
- a CDS encoding SDR family oxidoreductase — translation MEIENQIALVTGANRGIGRSLVAELQRRGAAKVYAAARRPETVDIPGAVPLRLDVTDDASVAEAAAVATDVTLVINNAGVATLAKLVDGPEADIRLEMETNYFGTLRMVRSFAPVLGANGGGAILNVLSVMAWTAYEHSNGYSASKAAAWALTNGVRLELAGQGTQVTGLAMASVDTDMMAWADGIEKTDPAEIARLAVDGVEAGAMEVLGDENTRRWKARLGEDPALLYPQLVGVRANASAGSSR, via the coding sequence ATGGAGATCGAGAACCAGATCGCCCTGGTCACCGGGGCAAACCGGGGGATCGGCCGCAGCCTGGTGGCCGAGCTGCAGCGCAGGGGAGCCGCGAAGGTCTACGCGGCCGCGCGCCGTCCCGAGACCGTCGACATCCCGGGCGCCGTCCCGCTGCGCCTCGACGTCACCGACGACGCCTCGGTGGCCGAGGCCGCCGCGGTCGCCACGGATGTGACCCTGGTGATCAACAACGCCGGCGTCGCCACGCTGGCCAAGCTCGTCGACGGCCCGGAGGCCGACATCCGGCTGGAGATGGAGACCAACTACTTCGGGACCCTGCGGATGGTGCGCTCCTTCGCGCCGGTCCTCGGGGCGAACGGCGGCGGCGCGATCCTCAACGTGCTGTCGGTGATGGCGTGGACGGCGTACGAGCACTCCAACGGCTACTCGGCGTCGAAGGCCGCGGCCTGGGCGCTGACCAACGGTGTCCGGCTCGAGCTCGCCGGCCAGGGCACGCAGGTCACCGGGCTGGCCATGGCCAGCGTCGACACCGACATGATGGCCTGGGCCGACGGCATCGAGAAGACCGATCCGGCGGAGATCGCGCGGCTCGCGGTGGACGGCGTCGAGGCGGGTGCCATGGAGGTGCTCGGTGACGAGAACACCCGCCGGTGGAAGGCGCGCCTCGGCGAGGACCCCGCGCTCCTGTACCCGCAGCTCGTCGGCGTCCGCGCGAACGCCTCGGCGGGCTCGTCGCGCTGA